The following nucleotide sequence is from Flavobacterium sp. N1736.
GTAATACTCGTTTTTTTGTTCAGTACGAAAAACTATTGAAAAAGGACTCCTTTCCAAAGGAGAATAATTATTCAGCTTTGTTAGTTCAATTAACTCCGCATCAAGTTGAATTTCATCCGATATTTTAATCGTGAATGCTTTGTTTAAGAATGCGCTAAAATCATTTAAAGTAAGTAAAGCTATATCCATACATTATATTTTGTCGTTAATTTCTTTGCGGACTCCATTCCATGAGATGATAAACACCATTTGTCTCGCTAATTTTCGTAAATCCTAATCTTTTATATAATTCCATAGCAGGATTAAAACTTTCAACATGAATAGTAACATTCATATTTGTTTTTGCTGCTTTTTCCAGTATTTCTTTTAAAATTGAACTGCCAATATTTTTTCCACGCCAATCTGGC
It contains:
- a CDS encoding DUF6916 family protein, whose amino-acid sequence is MDIALLTLNDFSAFLNKAFTIKISDEIQLDAELIELTKLNNYSPLERSPFSIVFRTEQKNEYYQQGIFTIIHPQKGNLDLFLSPLGFDSVGMKYEAIFS